The following nucleotide sequence is from Candidatus Binatia bacterium.
CGCTCATAAGGATTCCTCCGGGGAAGCGGAAGCTGCGGGTTTCGTTTTCGCGGGCCACAGGAACGACGCCACCACCGAAACGGCGAGCAGCAGGGCGACGACGGCGAGCGAGGCGAGCGTGGGGATGGGATAGACGCTCGACAGGAGCATCTTGAGGCCGACGAACACGAGGATCGCCGAGAGCCCGTAGTGGAGGTAGTGGAAGCGGCCCATCACGCTCGAGAGCGCGAAGAACAGCGAGCGGAGACCGAGCACCGCGAAGGCGTTCGAGCTGTAGACGATGAACGGGTCACGCGTGATCGCGAGCACCGCCGGGATCGAATCGACCGCGAAGATGAGGTCGGTGGTCTCGAGCGAGAGCAGCACGATGAAGAGCGGCGTGACCGCGAAGCGGTGGTGCTCCCGGGCGAACAGCGCGCCTCCGTGCGAGCCCGGACGCACTTTGAAGATCTTCCGTGCCGCACGGATCACCGGGTTCTTCTCGGGCTCGACCTCCTTGTCCTTGTCGTTCCAGAGCCGGATGCCCGACACGATGAGGACGGCGGCGAAGATGTAGATGAGCCAGTGGAAGCGCTCGAGCAGCGACACGCCCGTG
It contains:
- a CDS encoding TerC family protein, with amino-acid sequence MTENAVLLWGLFNAFIIGMLVLDLVVFHRKPKVMSLREALLWTGFWVGLAIVFGAGMFWFRGARAGTEFVTGYLIEESLSVDNLFVFLLIFRYFKVAPEFQHGVLFWGILGALCMRLVFILTGVSLLERFHWLIYIFAAVLIVSGIRLWNDKDKEVEPEKNPVIRAARKIFKVRPGSHGGALFAREHHRFAVTPLFIVLLSLETTDLIFAVDSIPAVLAITRDPFIVYSSNAFAVLGLRSLFFALSSVMGRFHYLHYGLSAILVFVGLKMLLSSVYPIPTLASLAVVALLLAVSVVASFLWPAKTKPAASASPEESL